In one window of Solanum pennellii chromosome 2, SPENNV200 DNA:
- the LOC107008688 gene encoding probable LRR receptor-like serine/threonine-protein kinase At4g36180, translated as MCIFFYLFISLIYFNLSNLEGRGSNDSTHKRLKSAAPLAPSFEKCSFCTFSTSSLLTLLLCVTLYKVRGPLLWPFSLISPLSCTPFNLHYKPRQILFLLILISSSFMAAYLLLFLVFLSTLCSAQRNPQTLLEVQALTSFKLSIHDPLGALTDWDSSSSFAPCDWRGVFCINGRVGELRLPHLQLSGPLTTQIGNLRMLRKLSLRSNFFNGTVPASLSKCTLLHSVFLQGNAFSGNLPPEIFNLTDLQIFEVAGNQLSGEIPGELPQSLRYFDLSSNLFSGDIPSKFSDRSQLLLINLSYNRFSGEIPASLGRLQQLQYLWLAYNNLVGTLPSAIANCSSLVHLSAEGNAIGGLIPAAIAALPKLQVISLSNNNLSGSLPASLFCNVSIYPPSLRVVQLGFNAFTNIVKQESSKCFTSLQILDLQHNQIHGEFPLILTNNSALTSLDVSWNLFTGKIPSAIGNLWRLEELRMTNNSFEGALPFEITNCSDLKVLDLEGNRMSGELPLFLGDLRSLKTLSLGRNQFSGSIPSSFRNLSNLQNLNLEGNGLNGSLPEEVMGLSNLSTLNLSGNKFSGSMPVDIGNLQQLSVLNLSKNGFSGTIPSSIGTLYKLMVVDLSGQNFSGEIPFDLAGLPNLQCIALQENNLSGNVPEGFSSLLGMQYLNLSSNSFSGHIPSTFGFLTSLVVLSLSNNRINGSIPPDLGNCSALEDLNLHSNSLSGQIPADLGRLSHLSVLDLGRNNLTGEVPVDISNCSSLTSLVLNLNHLSGNIPESLSRLSNLTVLDLSTNNFTGEIPANLTMLSSLVSFNVSNNNLGGQIPEMLGSHFNNSLDYAGNQGLCGEPLERRCETSGDGGNKLIMFIAVAASGALLLLSCCCLYTYNFLRWRRKLKEKAAGEKKHSPARASSRTSGGRGSGENGGPKLVMFNNKITLAETIEATREFDEEHVLSRTHYGVVYKACYNDGMVLSIRRLSNGSLGENMFRKEAESLGRVKHRNLTVLRGYYAGPPNLRLLVHDYMPNGNLATLLQEASHQDGHVLNWPMRHLIALGIARGLAFLHSSSMVHGDVKPQNVLFDADFEAHLSEFGLSKLVVSRPTEPSTSTSVGTLGYISPEVALTGETTRESDAYSFGIVLLELLTGKRPLTFTQDEDIVKWVKRQLQRGQISELLEPGLLELDPESSEWEEFLLGIKVGLLCTAPDPLDRPTMADIVFMLEGCRVGPDIASSADPTCQPSPA; from the coding sequence GAAGGAAGAGGGTCAAATGATTCAACCCATAAGAGGTTAAAAAGTGCTGCCCCATTGGCCCCTTCTTTTGAAAAGTGTTCATTTTGCACATTCTCTACTTCCTCCCTCCTCACTCTTCTTCTCTGTGTCACTCTGTACAAAGTGAGGGGGCCTCTGCTATGGCCATTTTCACTCATCTCCCCTTTATCATGCACTCCCTTTAACCTTCACTATAAACCAAGACAAATCCTTTTTCTTCTGAtcttgatttcttcttctttcatggCTGCTTATCTACTTctgtttcttgtttttctttccaCATTATGCTCTGCTCAGAGAAACCCACAAACCCTTTTGGAAGTTCAAGCGCTTACGTCTTTTAAACTCAGTATTCATGATCCACTTGGTGCACTCACCGACTGGGATTCATCTTCCTCTTTTGCTCCCTGTGATTGGCGCGGTGTTTTCTGCATCAATGGACGGGTCGGTGAACTTCGTCTACCTCATTTGCAACTTAGTGGACCACTCACTACACAAATTGGCAACCTGCGCATGCTGCGCAAGTTAAGCCTCCGGTCCAACTTCTTTAATGGCACTGTTCCAGCTTCATTATCCAAATGTACCCTTTTGCATTCTGTTTTTTTACAGGGTAATGCATTTTCCGGTAATCTTCCGCCGGAAATATTCAACCTTACTGATTTACAAATCTTTGAAGTTGCTGGAAATCAGTTGTCTGGTGAAATCCCCGGAGAGCTTCCTCAGAGTCTACGATACTTTGATCTTTCGTCTAACTTGTTTTCAGGAGACATTCCGAGTAAATTTTCTGACCGGTCTCAGTTACTTCTGATTAATCTTTCTTATAATCGCTTTTCCGGCGAAATTCCGGCGAGTCTCGGCCGGCTTCAGCAGCTTCAGTACCTTTGGCTTGCGTACAACAACTTGGTTGGAACTTTGCCCTCTGCAATTGCTAACTGTTCATCGTTGGTTCATTTGAGTGCTGAAGGAAATGCTATAGGGGGTCTTATTCCGGCGGCGATTGCTGCTTTACCGAAGCTTCAGGTGATATCTTTATCAAACAATAATCTCTCTGGTTCCTTACCAGCTTCATTGTTCTGCAATGTTTCCATTTATCCTCCCTCCCTTAGGGTTGTTCAGTTGGGTTTCAATGCATTCACGAATATAGTGAAGCAAGAGTCGTCTAAATGTTTTACTTCTTTGCAAATTTTGGATCTTCAACACAACCAAATACATGGTGAATTTCCTTTGATTTTGACGAACAATTCTGCATTGACGTCGCTGGATGTGTCATGGAATTTGTTCACTGGAAAAATCCCAAGTGCCATCGGGAACTTGTGGAGATTGGAGGAACTGAGAATGACAAATAACTCATTTGAAGGTGCTCTTCCGTTTGAGATTACAAACTGCAGTGACTTGAAAGTTCTTGATCTTGAAGGGAATCGAATGTCGGGGGAACTTCCACTGTTTTTAGGTGATCTTAGAAGCTTGAAGACATTGTCACTGGGAAGAAATCAGTTTTCGGGTTCCATTCCTTCTAGTTTTAGAAATTTGAGTAATCTCCAAAATCTGAACTTGGAAGGAAATGGTCTCAACGGAAGCTTGCCCGAGGAGGTAATGGGTTTGAGCAATTTAAGTACACTGAATCTCAGTGGAAACAAGTTTTCTGGCAGTATGCCAGTTGATATTGGGAATCTTCAGCAGCTCTCTGTTCtgaatttgagtaaaaatgGCTTTTCAGGCACTATTCCTTCTAGCATTGGGACTTTGTATAAGCTAATGGTTGTTGATTTGAGTGGACAGAATTTCTCAGGTGAAATACCATTTGATCTTGCTGGTTTGCCTAATCTACAGTGTATAGCTTTGCAAGAAAACAACTTGTCTGGTAATGTTCCTGAAGGTTTCAGTAGCTTATTAGGCATGCAATATTTGAATCTTTCTTCCAATTCCTTTTCTGGCCATATACCATCTACATTTGGGTTCTTGACTTCATTAGTTGTACTTTCTTTGTCTAACAACCGCATAAATGGTTCGATTCCTCCCGACTTGGGCAACTGCTCTGCTCTGGAGGATTTGAATCTTCACTCAAATTCATTGAGTGGCCAAATACCTGCTGACCTCGGACGTCTTTCCCACTTGAGTGTGCTAGATTTGGGTAGAAACAACTTAACTGGTGAAGTCCCGGTAGATATTTCCAATTGTTCATCCTTGACATCACTCGTGCTCAACTTGAACCATCTGTCAGGGAACATACCAGAGTCACTATCAAGGTTATCAAACCTAACTGTCCTTGACCTCTCTACTAACAACTTCACTGGAGAAATCCCAGCTAATCTTACCATGCTCTCTAGCTTGGTGAGTTTCAATGTGTCAAACAATAATTTGGGCGGCCAGATTCCGGAGATGTTGGGCTCCCATTTTAACAACTCATTGGATTATGCTGGCAACCAAGGTTTGTGTGGGGAGCCATTGGAAAGAAGATGTGAGACATCTGGTGATGGTGGGAATAAATTGATTATGTTCATTGCTGTGGCTGCCAGTGGAGCGCTTCTCCTTTTATCATGCTGCTGCTTATATACTTACAACTTCTTGAGGTGGCGCAGGAAGCTCAAAGAGAAAGCAGCTGGAGAAAAGAAGCATAGTCCTGCAAGGGCTAGTTCAAGGACCAGTGGTGGTCGTGGCAGTGGCGAGAATGGTGGACCCAAACTTGTTATGTTCAATAACAAAATCACACTTGCTGAAACAATTGAAGCAACTAGAGAATTTGACGAGGAACATGTGCTAAGTAGAACACATTATGGAGTGGTATACAAGGCCTGTTACAATGATGGAATGGTGCTCTCAATCCGTAGACTTTCAAATGGATCGCTAGGTGAGAACATGTTTAGAAAAGAGGCAGAATCACTTGGCAGGGTGAAGCACAGGAACCTCACAGTTCTACGTGGGTACTATGCTGGCCCGCCTAACCTCAGACTACTTGTCCATGATTACATGCCTAACGGGAACCTTGCAACACTGCTCCAAGAAGCATCCCACCAAGATGGTCATGTCCTCAACTGGCCAATGCGCCACCTCATTGCACTTGGCATTGCTCGTGGCCTGGCTTTCCTTCACTCATCCTCAATGGTCCACGGAGATGTTAAGCCGCAGAATGTCCTATTCGATGCAGACTTTGAAGCCCATCTTTCAGAATTTGGCCTAAGCAAGCTTGTAGTATCCAGACCAACCGAGCCCTCCACATCAACTTCAGTTGGTACACTAGGGTATATATCTCCAGAAGTAGCATTAACCGGAGAAACCACAAGAGAATCAGATGCTTACAGCTTTGGCATTGTGTTGCTTGAACTACTAACAGGAAAAAGACCCTTAACGTTCACACAAGATGAGGACATAGTGAAATGGGTGAAGAGGCAATTGCAAAGAGGGCAAATTTCGGAACTATTAGAGCCAGGATTGCTCGAACTGGACCCTGAATCATCAGAATGGGAAGAGTTCTTGCTAGGAATTAAAGTAGGGTTGCTATGCACAGCACCTGACCCACTTGATCGTCCCACCATGGCGGACATTGTGTTCATGCTCGAAGGCTGTCGTGTGGGACCTGATATCGCATCTTCAGCTGATCCCACATGCCAACCTTCACCCGCCTGA